CAGGAACCGCGTGGCTCCCGATGTAACCGAGTCCGCCAGTCACCAGGACGGTGCTTCTACCAACCCTCACGGGCCCCCCTCGAGTCGCGTTCGGACGCATCGGCAGTGATGTCTCGTCTCACGACGTACAGGGGACGGTGGCGAACCTCTTCAATGATCCGCCAGATGTACTCGCCCATGACCCCGACGACCGTGAGCTGTATGCCTCCGAGAAGCAGCACGACGACGAGCAGCGTCGGCCATCCCGACGGAGTGTCGACGCCGGCCACGGTGCGCGCCACCAGTAGAGCGGCGTACCCGACGCCGAGCAGGGCTGTGATGAGACCGACGAGGGTGCACAGCCGGAGCGGGAGTGACGAGAACTGGAGCACGGAGTCGACAGCGAGCTTCACCATCGCTCTGCGGGTCCACCGCGACTCGCCGCTCACGCGCGGCAGCTGGCTGTACGAAACTCGGGTCTGGCGGTAGCCCAACCATGCGACGAGGGCCAGAACGTTGCGATTCCGCTCGGGCAGCCGACCCAGCGCTGTGATGACGCTGCGATCGAGCAGTACTCCCGACGGGCCTTCGGCGGGGTAGTTGTCCAGGCCCGCGATTCGCGTGAAGAGGACGGAGAAGAGGCCTGACGTGACCTGCCGTCCGCGACTCACGGCAGCGCGATCCTTGCGCACTCCCCAGACGACCTCGAAGCCGCCGTCCCACTGCTCGAGTGCGTCGGAGACGAAGGTGGTCGGCTCCTGGCCATCAGCTCCGATGACGACAGCGCAATCGCCCGAGCACCGTTCGAGCCCGGCGGAGATGGCCGAGTGCGATCCGAAGTTCCGGGACAGCTGCACGAGGCGGATCGGAAAGTCGGTCGGCGCCGCGAGTAGTAGATCGGCGGTTCCGTCCGTGGAGCCGTCATCGACGAGCACGAGCTCGAACCTGACGTGAGGGTTGGCCTCGACGTGGGCCTGAACCTGCCGGAGGAGGGGTCGCACGTTGTCTGCCTCGTTGAGGGCAGGCACGACCAAGGAGACGAGCGGAACGCTCTTGGGAGGTGTGGTCATGGTCTCGTGCTCCCTCCCACCGGGACGTAGATGCGGAGGGACTGGGGGCCGCCTCGGGATTCTCCGGCGCGGTACGAAGCGTCGAGGGGCCATCCGCAGTCGTTCAGCGTTGCCATCTCGACGGGCGCGAGAGGCCGGTCGGTGAGAATGAGCGGAGCGAGGGGTGTTGGGGACGTGCTGCAGTACGCCAACAACCCCGCGGCGGCCCTGGCGGGGTCTCGCCGCGAGTTCCAGGCTTCACCGGCAGGTGGCCGGTCCAGTGCCAACACGATCCCAGCCATTTCGTCCACCGCGTACACCGGCGTCCCCGGAGGCAGTTGCTCGTCGACGTCGCGCTTGAGCGAGGCCAGTTCGTCTGCAAGTGTCCCATCGATCGTCACGTGCCGAAGGTTTTCGCTGCCACGGACAGTGGCGGTCGCGACCGTGGGGTCAGCGCTGCGGTAGGGGTGCGCATACAGACCGGTCACCGCCACGATCGCGACGAGCACCGCGCACGTCGTGCCCGCCGAGGTCGCGGCCACGTCTGCATCAGCGGTGGCCCAGTCCGCGGCGAGCAGAACAAGTGCAGCGAACCACGAGGCAAGAGCGTGGATGGCCAGAAGAAACAGCGCGTTGCCCGTGCCGAACCCCTGGGCAGCAGGAAGCACCAGCAGCAGGACGATCACCGGCCATCGAGGTACTGGATGACCGGGTCCGTCGTCGCCCGACCGACGTTCCTGCCACACGGTCACGGCAGCCGCTGTCAGCGCGGCAAGGAGACTCACGGTGTAGATCTCGATGATGGCTGCCCCACCCCGTGGTGCGACACGGCCGGCCGCCCACGGCAGCAGCGCAGCAAGGGGAGCGGACATCGCCGCCGCGAACCTGGTGGCGCGGCGGCTCGTGTGCAGAGAGAGGGCGTCGCGCCTACGAAGGGCGTAGTGGGGGAGCAGCCCGAACCCCGCGCTGACGAGGGTGAGAGCGAGGACTTTCACCGTAGAGAGTGAGTAGAGGATCAAGAGCGCCACGGGCGAGTTGGTGTCCTTGGCGACGAGACTGTTGACAGCCTTCATCGGCGGCAGCACCTGCGCCCACGGACCGAAAGTCAGGTGACCCACGACGACGAACACGAGCACTCCGACGGCGACGGCTGCGGTCGCGAGGGCAAGCCTTCCCGGCGACCGGTACAGCAACCCGGCGAGGACGACGGCGGCAAGGATCGCGATCGCAAGCGCTGCTGACCACTTGGCCAGGGCGACGGCCGTGAGAACGCTGCCGGCCACGACGAGCGCGACGAGGGGCGGTCTGGCGTCGAGCCACTGGGCGGTGGCGCATCGCAGCAGTGCTGACGCCACGAGGAGCCCCCCCAGCAGCGCTATGTCGTTGTAACCGGGAGCCAGCGGCAGCCATCCATAGCTGATGCCACCGATGGCCAGGACCAAGAGCGGGATCGACGCCCCGCTGGACCACCCGGGCCTCCCGGTCCGGCTCAGGTGGTGGTGCAGGGCCAGTCCGAAGAAGCCGTGGACCACGAGGATGAGGACGAGCCGAGCAACGCGCAGGGCAGCGATGTCATAGCCGAGAAGCTCGAAGAGAGGCCCGTACAGGTACTGCGCTCCTGACACGGTCCACGGCGTGACGTCCCACCAGCGATAGCTCAGCAGGTAGAAGGACTCGTCGCTGAGGTCGAGTCCCGGCCGGGCCGATGCCAGTACCGCGAGGGTCCACGAGCAGGTGGCTGTCAGTGCAGTGATCCCTACCCCGAGGCGCGCGTACCTGGGCAGTCTGTCGGCACGATGCGCCGTCCATCGCGCGACCTGCACCGCTCAGTCGAGCCCGAGGGAGAAGGCGGCCTCGAGGTCGTGTCGCGAGTGGCTGCGGAACGCGATGTGCGTCTCCGTGGCGGTGACACCGGGGACCTTGTTCAGGTGGTCGGCGACCACCAGCGCGATCTCCTCGTGGGTCCTGACGCGGACCATCACGATCAGGTCGATCTGTCCGGTGACCGAGTAGACCTCGCTGACGCCCTCGAGGTCGGCGATCGCAGCGGCGACCTCGGGGATCTTCGAGACCTCGGCGTTGACGAAGACGATGGCCGTGATCATGTGGGCACGCTATCGCGTCGGAAGCCGGCGATCGGCTCTTCACGGTGCTTCTGCGCTGACACGACCGGGCAGGTCCACTCGCCGTCGACGTGCACCAGGCGGACCCCGTCGCCCTCCAGCCACCGCAGCAGTCGCTCGGTCTCCTCGACGGTGGCGACCGGGGTCGGGCCACCGGCTCCGAGGACCGTCTCGCCGTCGCGGCGCAGGTCGAGCACCCAGGCGGCCGCGTCCGCACCAGGAGGGATGACTCCGGCCGCGGCCAGACGACCGGCCCGGACGACGTGGACCTCCCAGCGCCCTGCCTCCTTCCGAGCGGCCACGACCTCGGTGCACCGTGTCAGGGCAGTCAGTCGCTGGGCGCGCGCGGCGCCGGTGACGAAGCTCGTCATCCGGTCGCGCGCCGCCCCTGCGTCCTCGTAGCGCTCCTGCGCGGACAGGTCGGTGATGCGAGCGAGGTGGGCGTCGACGACAGGAGCGGGGCAGCCCGTGAGGGTGTCGCGGACGGAGCGGACGAGATCGGCGTACGTCGACGCGTCGACCGACTGGTCACACGGGGACAGGCACCGTCCGAGCTCGGCCAGCGCACAGGCGGAGAGGCGGGGGAGACGGGGCATCCGGGTCGCGCACTGACGCAGCGGGAAGACGTGCTGCAGCGCGGCCACTGCGCGCTCGGCGGCCTGCTTGTTGGCGAAGGGCCCGATGACCGGGCTGTCGTCCTCGACGCGGCGCACGATCGACAGCCGTGGCCACGCCTCCGCGGTGAGGCGGACCCAGTGGACCCGCTCGGGGAATCGCGACCGGCGGTTGAACTTCGGCTTGTGCTCGGCGATCAGCCGCAGCTCGCGCACCGCCGCTTCGAGCGCAGTCGCGCACTCGATGCCCTCCACGCGGCTGGCGAGCGTCACCATCTGTCCCATGCGTGAGCGGGTCTCCGACGCGGTGAAGTAGGAGCGCACCCGTTTCCGCAGGTCCTTGGAGGTGCCCACGTAGAGAACGCGCTCCTGCGAGTCGCGGAAGAGGTAGACGCCGGGGGAGTGGGGGAGGTGCTCGGCGAGGTGGCGCTTCTTGCGCTGGGCGGCAGTGACCCGGGACGTGTAGGTCTGCAGCTCCTCGAGCGTCTGCACCCCGAGGTTGCCGAGCCGGCCGATGAGCCCGTGCAGGACGTCCACCGTGGCCCGGGCGTCGGACAGGGCCCGGTGGTTCGGGGTGACCGTCGCGTCGAACAGCTGCGCCAGGGACGACAGCTTGTGGTTGCGGACCTCGCCACGGTGGACGACGCGACGCGCCAGCACCGCGGTGTCGAGGACGTCGAAGCGCGGCCACGCGCGCTCCTGCTGCGCCGTGGCGTGCTTGAGGAAGCCGATGTCGAAGGGGGCGTTGTGCGCCACCAGCACGCAGTCGCGCGCGAACGCCAGGAACTCCGGCAGCGCCACCTCGATGCGCGGCGCGGAGCACACCATCGCGTCGCTGATGCCGGTGAGCAGCGCGATGAAGGGCGGGATGGCCTGCTCCGGGTTCACCAGGGTCTGGAACTCGCCCAGCACCTCCCCGCCGCGCACCTTCACCGCCCCGATCTCGGTGATGCGTGACCCGCCGGCGGGAGACCCGCCGGTGGTCTCGAGGTCGACGACGCAGAACGTGAGGTCCCGCAGCGGTCGACCCAGCTCCTCGAACGACTGCTGCTCCGCCCAGCGCGACGAGCCGACGCGGTCGGTGGCGAGTCCTGCGGTCATGGGAACGACGGTAGGTAAACGGCCCGACACTTGCGCGCCGACGCGCGGTGAGCGGGGCGTTGGTCCCATCGTCGATGCGAGACCTGCGGCAGGGACTTCGGGCACTCGGGCGCTGATCTGTCGGGCCTCTCTGCCAGCCTCCAGGCACATCACCGACGTGGAGGTTGACATGGGACTTCGAATCGACTGCGACACCTGTCTGGTGCGCGGCCTGGCCTGCCACGACTGCGTGGTCACGGTGCTGCTCGGGCCGCCCCCGGAGACCGGTTTCGACGACGACGAGCAGCGCGCGCTGTCAGTGCTCGCCGACTCCGGGCTTGTGCCCAAGCTGCGCATGGTCGACGCCGTCGCCACCCACGTCGTCGACGACGAGCTCGACGACAACGGGGACGGCAATGTCGCCGACGTCGCCGGGTGGTGAGTCCGCCGGTGTGACGACGTCCACATCCCGCCGAGGCGCTGCCGGGTTGGGATCGAGCGGCCTCACCCCTTAGGGTGAGCGGCTGGTGTCTGTCGACTGCTGGGCCTCCGCCCGGCGCAGCCACCACGTCGAGTCCGCGCCTGGCGCGGAGCCGGGGAACCATGTTCCTGGGGTGAATCGGAGCAGTTCGCGCCCGTCGCGGACCTTCGTAGGGTCTCTTTGCCGCCCGAATCCGTCAGCTAACCCGGTAGGCGCAGGACAAAGGAGATCGCCGCCGTGACCGTCGGCCGCACACGCACGGCCGGAGCCCTCGTGCTCTCGGGCCTCACCGTCATCGCGACCATGGCGCCTGCCGTGGCCGCCCCCTACGACCAGGCGCGCGAGCGCGCCGCCGCCCTCGGAGCAGCTGCCCAGCGCCTGAGCACGGCGCAGGAGCGGGTCACGACCGACCTGCGCGCCAGCAACCGCCAGCTCGCACGCGTTCAGGACCAGCTGAAGGAAGCGCGCACGACCGGGCGCGAGACCCGCAGCGAGATCGTCTCGGCCCTGCTGGACGACGCCGCCACCGGGAGCAACGAGCTCGCCCTGGACCTCTTCTCCGGCTCCGAGGACCTCGACATCGAGCTGGTCTCCGAGAAGGACACCGACATGGTCGCCACCCAGCGCCGTGCGGCGCGGGCCGTCGAGCGACTCGAGGAGCGTGAGCAGGAGCTGCAGATGCAGCTGCGACGCCTCGACGTCACGCGCGACCGGCAGCAGCCGAAGGTCGCCGCCGCGCAGCAGCGCGCGGACCAGGCTGCGCAGCTCGTGGAGCAGATCCGCGAGGAGCGCGCCAGCCGCGCCGCCGAGCGGGCGGAGCAGCAGGAGGCGGCGCAGGCCGCGACCGGTGCGTCCGCGGTCGTCTCCTACGCCCTGGCCCAGGTCGGCGACCCCTACGTGTGGGGTGCCGCCGGACCGGACTCGTTCGACTGCTCGGGCTTCACCATGGCCGCCTGGGCCCAGGCCGGCGTCAGCCTGCCGCACAACTCCGGCGCCCAGATGGGGTCGGGCACCCCCGTGTCGACCGACTCCCTGGTGCCGGGCGACCTGGTGTTCTACTACAGCCCGGTCAGCCACGTCGGCATCTATGTTGGTAACGGACAGATCGTCCACGCCGGAAACCCGTCCATCGGTGTCACCACGGCGCCGTTGCACCAGATGCCACTCGTGGGAGCCGTTCGCCCTGGCTGACAACCACCACCCTGAGCACCGGGACGAGGACGTCCCGACCACCGCGATGCGGTCGTCGGGGCGTCCTCGTGTCGTTGCCGGGCTGGCGCTGGCCGTCGTGCTTGTCCTCGCGCTTGTCCTGGGGGTGCGCTGGTGGGCGCCGGGGGAGCAGTCGGCGCGGCTCTCCGGGCCGCAGCGGTCAGCAGCGCCTGCGGACCCGGCGGACGACCGGGACGCTCGTGCCGCGGCCCTCGTCGAGACCCTCGAGGAGACGCTGCTCGCCGGTCGGCCCGCTCGGGCCGCGACGCTGGCGGGTGACGAGCCCCGCGCGGCACGCGAGCTGCGGGACCTCGTGGTCGCCGCCCGTCAGGTCGGCCTCGCCACGGTCGACCTGAGGTACGTCGCCGCCACAGGCGCGACCCAGGACCAGGTCGACGACGGGGCCGACCGGTTCGGCGTCGACGTGGAGCTGACCTGGCAGGTCCGCGGCTTCGACGACGTCCCCTCGTCGGTGGACGTGCCGGTGGTGCTGCGCGACGACGGGACCCGGACCTGGTTCGTCACGGCTCGCGAGAGGCCGGCCGACCGTGCGCCGATCTGGTTCAACGACGCCGTCGACGTACGGCGTCCGTCGCCCGACCTCCTGGTCGTCCGCTCCCGCAGCTCCACCACGCCCGTCGACCGGATCGCCCGCGAGGGGGTCCGGACCGTCCAGGACGCTCTCCCTCGCTGGGACGGTCGGGCGGTCGTCGAGGTGCCTGGGTCCGTCGCACGCTTCGCCCGCGCGACCGGTCTCGCCACGTCGTCGGCTCGCGGGCTCGCCGCGGTCACGACGTCGAGCGCCGTGGTCGACCTGGAGGGCGGTCCGGAGCGCGTGGTGCTGAACGAGAGCGTCTACGGACCGCTGGGTGCCGTCGGGCAGAGCATCGTGATGAGCCACGAGCTGACCCACGTCGCCGTGGGGGCCGCGTCGTCGGCGATGCCGCTGTGGTTGTCCGAGGGGTACGCCGACTACGTCGCGTTGCGGCGCAGCGACATCTCGGTCGACGTGCTCGCCGCCCAGATCCGGGAGCTCGTGAGGAGGGAGGGTCCGCCACGGGCGCTCCCGGGCCCGGACGAGTTCGACGGCGCCAACCCCGACGTCGGGGCCTGGTACGAGTCGTCCTGGTTGGCGGCTCGCCTGATCGCCCAGCGGTACGGCGAGCAGGCCCTCGACGACTTCTACCAGCAGGCGGACCGTGACGGTGGCACCGACCGTGCGTTCCGCGAGCTCGGCACCTCGGAGCGCGCCTTCACGAAGGCGTGGAGCGCCGAGCTCGACACGCTGTCCCGATGACGGACCCCGTGAGGTCCGAGGGCCGCGTCCTCGTCGTCACGAACGACTTCCCGCCCCGCCTGGGTGGCATCGAGAGGGTGGTGCACCAGCTCTGCGAGGGCTTGCCGGCCGACCGCGTGGTCGTCCACACCTCGTCGACCCCCGGAGACCGGGCGTTCGACCGGGACCTCGCGTACCCGGTCGTGCGCGACCCCGCGCGGATGCTGCTGCCGACGCCGGCGGTCCGTCGGCGGGTCGTCGAGACCTTCGAGCGCCACGGGTGCGACCGGGTGGTCTTCGGGGCCAGCGCACCTCTCGGGCTGCTCGGCCCGGCACTACGCGACGCGGGAGCGAAGCACATCCAGGCCCTGACCCACGGCCACGAGGTCTGGTGGGCCGCTCTGCCCGGCACCCGACAGCTGCTCGGACGGATCGGCGACAGCACCGACGACCTCACCTACGTCAGCGAGTACTGCCGCGACCGCATCGCGCCCGCGCTGAGTCCCGCGGCTCGGGCGAGGTTCCGGCGTTACGTCATCGAGGTGGACCGCGAGCGCTTCCGTCCCGACTGTGGGGGAGCCGAGGTGCGCGCCGCCCTCGGCATCCCGGCCACGGCACCGGTGGTCGTGTGTGCGGGGCGCCTGGTGCGGCGGAAGGGCCAGGACACGCTGATCGCCGTGTGGCGCGAGGTCCTCGAGGTCGTCCCTGACGCCTGGCTGCTCATCGTCGGCGACGGGCCCGACCGGCGGCGGCTGCGCGCGATGGCCAGGGTGCTGGGCGTCGACCAGCGCGTGGTGTTCACGGGCTCGGTGTCGTTCGATCAGATGCCGGCTCACCTCGACGCGGGTGACGTCTTCGCGATGCCGGCGCGATCCCGCTGGTTCGGACTCCAGGTGGAGGCCTTCGGCATCGTCAACCTCGAGGCGGTGGCCTCAGGCCTCCTGCTCGCGGGCGCCCGCAGCGGGGGCACCCCGGAGGCCGCGGCCCAGGTGCGGGTCGATCACGCGAGACCCTGACCGGGCTCGCGCTAGTTGCAGCTCGCGGTGGTCGAGGCCTGTCCCGTGATCTCGTCGCAGGACACCTGGAACAGACCGACGACCTGCTCGCCCAGCGCGAAGATGATGAGGGCGACGACGGCCGCGATGGCGACCACGAGAAGCCCGTACTCGGTGGCACTGGCTCCCCGCTCGTCGCGATCAGCGTGGCCCATTCCATTACCTTTCACGTGTCGACGTGAGATCGGTGGAGAGAAACGCAAGGGGTGGGGCTGAAAGCCCCACCCCTTCGCGCCAGACGTGATGCTCAGGTGCAGGTGGAGCTGGTGCTCGCGCTGGCCTTGATGGTCGAGCAGGTGTCGGTGAAGACCTCCTTCACCACACCACCCAGCGCGAAGACGATGAGGACGACGAGGGCGGCGATGGCGGCGACGAGCAGGCCGTACTCCACGGCGGAGGCTCCGGTCTCCTCGTCACGGCGGAGGAGCCGCTGGATGTGCTCAAGCATGATTTCTCCCAAATGATTCGTGGGGCGGGTTCGGGTAACCCCCACTCACAAGAAATAGTGCAGCACACCGCCGGTGTATTCATCGGGGGAACGGGTAGCGTGCCTTCACCAAATGGCTGAACAGTCCGCCGTGGAGTAGTCCGTGTTGACTAGTCACCAGCGCACACGGGTCGGTTCAGTCGCGGGCGTCGGAGAGCAGACCGGCACGGATCGCCAGCATGATGGCCTGCGCCCGGTTGGCTGCACCGAGCTTCTCGTAGATCTTGGAGATGTGGGTCTTCGCGGTCGACTCGGACACGAAGAGCTCGCGCGCGATGGAGGCCACCCCGTGCCCCTCGGCCAGCAGGTGGAGCACCTGGGACTCGCGTCCCGACAGCTGAGGACCGGTCGGGGTGAGCTTGCGGCGCATGGCGTCGGCCAGGTCCGCAGCGGTGAAGGATCGGGGAGAGACGCTGGCGTGGCGTGCTGCCGCGATGACGTCGTCGGACGGCGAGTCCTTCGCGACGAAGGCGGACGCGCCTGCCTCGAGCGCCCCGAAGAGCTGCTCGTCGCCGGCGTACATGGTGAGAACGACCAGACCGACCTCGGGCCGCTCGGACCGCAGCGCGCGGACCAGGTCGAGGCCTGTGCCGTCCGGCAGCCGCACGTCGGTCACCACGACCTGAGGGAGGTGGCGCCGCGCCAGCGACAGGCCCTCGCCGACGGACCCGGCCTCGGCCACCACGGTGAAGTCCTGTGCGCGCTCGAAGGCGCGCGCGAGGCCCTGCCGGATGAGCTCGTGGTCGTCGACGAGCAGGACCGAGAGCGAGTCGGTCTGCCTGGCTGTGGACACGTCGCCTCCTGGGCTAGTCGTCGGCATCGCCGAGCGTCACCGCGACTGTAGTCCCGACCCGGACGTTCCCGGCGGTTCTCTGCCTGATCTGGAGCGTCGCGCCGATCCGGTGGGCCCGCTCCTTCATGATGCTGATGCCGTAGGAGTCCGCTCGCGGACGACCCAGCCCCCGGCCGTCGTCCTCGACCGTGATCTCGGCGAAGGGAGGGCGGACCCGGCAGTTCACCCACAGGTTGTGGGCCTCGGCGTGCTTGCGGGCGTTGGTCACCGCCTCCTGGGTGATGCGCAGCAGCTCGGTCTCGACCTCGCTGCGCAGCCGGTTGTGGCCTTCGTCGAGCGTGAGATGGACGGTCAGGCCGGAGCGCGCGCCGACGGTGCGGACGTAGTCCGACAACGCCGACCCCAGGCCGGTCGAGGTGTTGACGTCGCTCCGCAGGTCGAAGATCGACAGGCGGAGCTCGTTCACGACCCGGGTGATCTCCCCGCGCAGGGCGTGCAGCTTGGTCCGCTGGTGGTCACCGGCGGCGTTGGCGGCGAGGTCGTCGACGAGGTAGCCCAGGGACGCGATCTCCTGGGCGACACCGTCGTGGATCTCCCGGGCCAGCCGCTGACGTTCCTCGACGGTGGCCAGGGCACGCACCTCGTCGAAAGCGAGCGCGGTCTCCAGGCGCAGGGCCCGGTCCTCCAGCATGCCGAGTACCGTCTCGAGCAGACGCGTCGGCGCCGCTGAGCCGGCCTCGGCGATCACGATGCCGATGAGACGGCCGTCGGAGATCACGGGCAGCACCAACCGGTGGCGGCGCTCGGCCAGGCCGCTGGGCTGGGGGCACTGCTGGGGTTCGAGCGTGTCGACGGCTGCGGCGACCAGCGCACCGTCGGGGGTCAGGGACTGTCGCGGGTCGCGTCCACGGTGCACCAGAGGAACCAGACCCTCGGCGTCGCCGTACACGAACAACGACGAGCGTGAGCTCCCCAGCTCCTCCTCGCACGTCTGCAGGATCTCCGAGCCGATGTCGACCGGGTCGAGTCCGGACGACAGCCGGCGCGTGACCTTCCGGAGCTGCGTCAGCAGTCGGCGCGCGGACTCGTACGACGCGTCGTCGCCCCGGCCGGGGTAGCCACGCAGGGCGTTGACCCAGGTGCCCATGAGCCCGGCGCCGATGCTGGCCGCCGCCCACGGTGCCGTGAGCTCGATGCCGAGCCGCGCGGTGGTGGCGGACGCACCCAGCGTCAGGACGAGCAGGAGCCCGAAGACCTGCCCCCCGGCGACGGTGACGACCGCGCGGGCCCCCGCGGCGACGCCGGCGAGCAGGGGAGGGGCGATGAGGTAGGGCATGAGGATGGCGCCCTCAGGGAGGCTGAAGCCGATGATGAGGCCGGCGAGGACACCCTCGAGCAGGGCCACCCACCGGTCCTGGCCGACCAACAGGTGGTCGGCGACCGTGGCCAGGGCGGCGACCACCGCCAGGAAGACCAGGGCCTGGAACACACGAGGTTCGACGAAGATCAGCGCCAGGCCCAGGACGGTGGCGACGAAGAAGGCGCGTGCCGCCAGTGAGAGACGGACCGCGCCGGTCACAGGCGCCCGGAGAAGGACTCGTAGATGGAGATGCCTGCCGGCCCGAGCACGGCGATGAAGAGGCACGGCAGGATGCAGAAGATCAGGGGGATGAGGATCTTGATGGCGACCTGCTGCGCCTTCTCCTCGGCCCGCTGTCGACGCTTGGTCCTGATCTCGCGCGACTGGACGCGCAGGACCTGGGCCATCGGGATGCCGAGGGCGTCGGCCTGCACCATGGACGAGACGAATCCCTTGACCTCGGGGACGTTCGTCCGCTCCCCGAGCGCGCGGAGGGCTGCGGACCGGCCCTTGCCGATCTGCATCTCCTGCAGCACGCGGGCGAACTCCTCGGCCAGGGCGCCGTCGGTGTTGCGGGCGACCTGGGAGAGAGCGGCGTCGAAGCCGAGACCGGACTCCACCGAGATCGTCAGGAGGTCGATGGCGTCGGGGAGGGCACGCTGCATGGTCTGCGTGCGGTCGTAGGCCCGCTGGTAGAGGTACATGTTCGGCGCCATGAACCCGGCGAGCGCGAACATGATGCACACCCCGAGGGTGACGAGCAGCCCGGCTCCGAAGAGCTGGGTCAGGGCGAAGCCGACGACGAACGCGCCGATGAAGCCGAGGAACTTGAAGGACGCCACGCGGTCGGGTGACCAGCCGGGCGGGTTGCCGGCGAGCTCGAGCTTGGCGCGGATGTTCTCCACGTGGTCGTTGGCCGTGAGCTTGTGCGCGATGCCCTGCACCTTGTCGGCGAGCGGGCCCAGCACGCGGTCGTGGAAGCCGGGCTCGAGCTCGCGCTGCATCTCGGGCGGGGCGGTGGAGAAGGCCTCCATCACCGCCAGCGACTTGCTGACCCCGCGTGCTTCGTTGGTGAAGACACCGACGGCGGTGAGCGCGAGGAAGATGGCCGCGAAGATCCCGAGGATCCCGCCGATGAGGATGAGGGTGCTCACGAGCTCACACCTCCACCTTGACGAGCTTCTTCATCCAGAAGATGCCGACGGTGAGCAGGACGCC
This DNA window, taken from Nocardioides sp. HDW12B, encodes the following:
- a CDS encoding glycosyltransferase family 2 protein, with amino-acid sequence MTTPPKSVPLVSLVVPALNEADNVRPLLRQVQAHVEANPHVRFELVLVDDGSTDGTADLLLAAPTDFPIRLVQLSRNFGSHSAISAGLERCSGDCAVVIGADGQEPTTFVSDALEQWDGGFEVVWGVRKDRAAVSRGRQVTSGLFSVLFTRIAGLDNYPAEGPSGVLLDRSVITALGRLPERNRNVLALVAWLGYRQTRVSYSQLPRVSGESRWTRRAMVKLAVDSVLQFSSLPLRLCTLVGLITALLGVGYAALLVARTVAGVDTPSGWPTLLVVVLLLGGIQLTVVGVMGEYIWRIIEEVRHRPLYVVRRDITADASERDSRGAREGW
- a CDS encoding Lrp/AsnC ligand binding domain-containing protein; the encoded protein is MITAIVFVNAEVSKIPEVAAAIADLEGVSEVYSVTGQIDLIVMVRVRTHEEIALVVADHLNKVPGVTATETHIAFRSHSRHDLEAAFSLGLD
- a CDS encoding DEDD exonuclease domain-containing protein, coding for MTAGLATDRVGSSRWAEQQSFEELGRPLRDLTFCVVDLETTGGSPAGGSRITEIGAVKVRGGEVLGEFQTLVNPEQAIPPFIALLTGISDAMVCSAPRIEVALPEFLAFARDCVLVAHNAPFDIGFLKHATAQQERAWPRFDVLDTAVLARRVVHRGEVRNHKLSSLAQLFDATVTPNHRALSDARATVDVLHGLIGRLGNLGVQTLEELQTYTSRVTAAQRKKRHLAEHLPHSPGVYLFRDSQERVLYVGTSKDLRKRVRSYFTASETRSRMGQMVTLASRVEGIECATALEAAVRELRLIAEHKPKFNRRSRFPERVHWVRLTAEAWPRLSIVRRVEDDSPVIGPFANKQAAERAVAALQHVFPLRQCATRMPRLPRLSACALAELGRCLSPCDQSVDASTYADLVRSVRDTLTGCPAPVVDAHLARITDLSAQERYEDAGAARDRMTSFVTGAARAQRLTALTRCTEVVAARKEAGRWEVHVVRAGRLAAAGVIPPGADAAAWVLDLRRDGETVLGAGGPTPVATVEETERLLRWLEGDGVRLVHVDGEWTCPVVSAQKHREEPIAGFRRDSVPT
- a CDS encoding C40 family peptidase; translation: MTVGRTRTAGALVLSGLTVIATMAPAVAAPYDQARERAAALGAAAQRLSTAQERVTTDLRASNRQLARVQDQLKEARTTGRETRSEIVSALLDDAATGSNELALDLFSGSEDLDIELVSEKDTDMVATQRRAARAVERLEEREQELQMQLRRLDVTRDRQQPKVAAAQQRADQAAQLVEQIREERASRAAERAEQQEAAQAATGASAVVSYALAQVGDPYVWGAAGPDSFDCSGFTMAAWAQAGVSLPHNSGAQMGSGTPVSTDSLVPGDLVFYYSPVSHVGIYVGNGQIVHAGNPSIGVTTAPLHQMPLVGAVRPG
- a CDS encoding glycosyltransferase family 4 protein; the encoded protein is MTDPVRSEGRVLVVTNDFPPRLGGIERVVHQLCEGLPADRVVVHTSSTPGDRAFDRDLAYPVVRDPARMLLPTPAVRRRVVETFERHGCDRVVFGASAPLGLLGPALRDAGAKHIQALTHGHEVWWAALPGTRQLLGRIGDSTDDLTYVSEYCRDRIAPALSPAARARFRRYVIEVDRERFRPDCGGAEVRAALGIPATAPVVVCAGRLVRRKGQDTLIAVWREVLEVVPDAWLLIVGDGPDRRRLRAMARVLGVDQRVVFTGSVSFDQMPAHLDAGDVFAMPARSRWFGLQVEAFGIVNLEAVASGLLLAGARSGGTPEAAAQVRVDHARP
- a CDS encoding Flp family type IVb pilin, yielding MGHADRDERGASATEYGLLVVAIAAVVALIIFALGEQVVGLFQVSCDEITGQASTTASCN
- a CDS encoding Flp family type IVb pilin, with translation MLEHIQRLLRRDEETGASAVEYGLLVAAIAALVVLIVFALGGVVKEVFTDTCSTIKASASTSSTCT
- a CDS encoding response regulator transcription factor — protein: MSTARQTDSLSVLLVDDHELIRQGLARAFERAQDFTVVAEAGSVGEGLSLARRHLPQVVVTDVRLPDGTGLDLVRALRSERPEVGLVVLTMYAGDEQLFGALEAGASAFVAKDSPSDDVIAAARHASVSPRSFTAADLADAMRRKLTPTGPQLSGRESQVLHLLAEGHGVASIARELFVSESTAKTHISKIYEKLGAANRAQAIMLAIRAGLLSDARD
- a CDS encoding histidine kinase — encoded protein: MTGAVRLSLAARAFFVATVLGLALIFVEPRVFQALVFLAVVAALATVADHLLVGQDRWVALLEGVLAGLIIGFSLPEGAILMPYLIAPPLLAGVAAGARAVVTVAGGQVFGLLLVLTLGASATTARLGIELTAPWAAASIGAGLMGTWVNALRGYPGRGDDASYESARRLLTQLRKVTRRLSSGLDPVDIGSEILQTCEEELGSSRSSLFVYGDAEGLVPLVHRGRDPRQSLTPDGALVAAAVDTLEPQQCPQPSGLAERRHRLVLPVISDGRLIGIVIAEAGSAAPTRLLETVLGMLEDRALRLETALAFDEVRALATVEERQRLAREIHDGVAQEIASLGYLVDDLAANAAGDHQRTKLHALRGEITRVVNELRLSIFDLRSDVNTSTGLGSALSDYVRTVGARSGLTVHLTLDEGHNRLRSEVETELLRITQEAVTNARKHAEAHNLWVNCRVRPPFAEITVEDDGRGLGRPRADSYGISIMKERAHRIGATLQIRQRTAGNVRVGTTVAVTLGDADD